CACGTTCGGGCCATGGTGCTGTCGGCGCCGCCGGACAAGGCGCGAGCGCTGGCCCGGACACTCGAACGAGGGCTCGTCGCCGCCGGTCTGCCCGTCTTCGTCTGGACGTCGGCCCCGGAGTCGGGCGAAGTGGTGGTGCTGCTGCGGGGCGGGCACTCCGCCGCGAGCGCACTGCTCGACGGCGTCGCCGCGCCGTCACGCCGCCGCGTGCGGGCGGGCCTGAGCCGGCCGTATCCGGCCGGGCAGCTCACCGACGCCGTGGACGAGGCGCGGTACGCCGCGCGCGGCGGGCGGCCCGGCGGCCGCGTGCACGACGCTTCGGCCCGACCGCCGCTGCTGGCCGACGCCGCGGTGCGGACGGCGCTGGAGAAGGTCGCGGCGCAGGCCGTCGTGCCGCTGGCCGCCTACGACGCCGAGCACGGGACGGTGCTCGTCGATTCGCTGCGCACCTACCTCGAGTGTCACGGGCAGTGGGAGGCGGCCGGCGCGGCGCTCGGTGTGCACCGGCATACGCTGCGCGCCCGGATCGTGCGGGCGCAGGAGGTGGCGGCCGTCGACCTGAGCTCGGCGACCACGCGCGCGGAGTTGCTGCTGGCGCTGCTCGCCGTTGGCGAGGGCGGAACGGCCGCCGCCGGGTGATGTCCTAAGCTGGCTGCCGTGCGTCTCGTGATTGCCGAATGCCAGGTCGACTATGTGGGGCGCCTGACGGCGCACCTGCCGATGGCCCGCCGGCTGCTGCTGATCAAGTCCGACGGCTCGGTCAGCGTGCACGCCGATGACCGGGCCTACAAGCCGCTGAACTGGATGAGCCCGCCGTGCTGGCTCACCGAGGAGCCCCCGGTCGAGGGCAGTGCGGCGCAGGCCGTCTGGGTGGTGGAGAACAAGGCCGGCGAGCAGTTGCGCATCACGATCAACGACGTCGAGCACGACTCGTCGCATGAACTGGGGGTGGATCCCGGTCTGGTGAAGGACGGTGTCGAGGCGCACCTGCAGGAACTGCTCGCCGAGCACGTGCAGACCCTCGGCGAGGGCTACACGCTGGTCCGCCGCGAGTACATGACGGCGATCGGCCCAGTCGATCTGCTGTGCCGCGACGCCGACGGCGGGACCGTCGCGGTGGAGATCAAGCGGCGCGGCGAGATCGACGGTGTC
The nucleotide sequence above comes from Gordonia sp. PP30. Encoded proteins:
- the nucS gene encoding endonuclease NucS yields the protein MRLVIAECQVDYVGRLTAHLPMARRLLLIKSDGSVSVHADDRAYKPLNWMSPPCWLTEEPPVEGSAAQAVWVVENKAGEQLRITINDVEHDSSHELGVDPGLVKDGVEAHLQELLAEHVQTLGEGYTLVRREYMTAIGPVDLLCRDADGGTVAVEIKRRGEIDGVEQLTRYLELLNRDATLAPVAGIFAAQQIKPQAKTLATDRGIRCVTLDYDRLRGTESTEFRLF